From one Streptomyces mobaraensis genomic stretch:
- a CDS encoding sensor histidine kinase, giving the protein MISQSAWFGRPLAFDGIRDGTAAAAAVIGRLAGGLGTALGALAALSWAMLVVLLCPVGVGVALLPTVPRALRAAAGRERRRLTRRGRTIIDPYATPAPGLGPVARFRAVLADPATGRDARWALRHGASGLPAGLLGLLLPILIVRETAYPLYWSLLPRSMAASGLGFRAEGWPVAVAVGVEGLGWCVVTALLLPRLARSQERTAARLLGPHPSVDLTRRIAEVTASRAAALRAHAAELRRIERALHDTVQNRLVGAALLIGTARRAGLQDTARADGQLERAQTAVEEALAELRAVGRGVYPSVLEERGLEGAVTGLAAECAVPCRVDVGPLGQPSASASATAYHVVAEALANVARHSGATRAEVTIRRTGDLLRVRVGDDGRGGARERAPEGTGRAGGTGLAGVRHRVEVLDGRLVLTSPAGGPTVVEVELPCAW; this is encoded by the coding sequence ATGATCAGTCAATCGGCTTGGTTCGGGCGGCCTTTGGCGTTCGACGGGATACGCGACGGGACCGCGGCGGCAGCCGCCGTGATCGGCCGGCTCGCGGGTGGCCTGGGGACCGCGCTGGGCGCGCTCGCCGCCCTGTCCTGGGCGATGCTGGTCGTCCTCCTCTGTCCCGTCGGCGTGGGGGTGGCGCTGCTGCCGACCGTGCCGCGCGCGCTGCGCGCCGCCGCCGGGCGCGAGCGCCGGCGGCTGACCCGGCGGGGGCGGACGATCATCGACCCGTACGCGACGCCCGCGCCGGGGCTCGGCCCGGTAGCCCGGTTCCGGGCCGTGCTGGCGGATCCCGCGACGGGCCGGGACGCCCGGTGGGCGCTGCGGCACGGCGCGTCGGGGCTGCCGGCCGGCCTCCTCGGCCTGCTGCTGCCGATCCTGATCGTGCGGGAGACCGCCTACCCGCTCTACTGGTCGCTGCTGCCCCGGTCCATGGCGGCGTCCGGGCTCGGGTTCCGGGCCGAGGGCTGGCCGGTGGCGGTGGCCGTGGGCGTGGAGGGGCTCGGCTGGTGCGTCGTGACGGCCCTGCTGCTGCCCCGGCTCGCCCGGTCGCAGGAGCGGACGGCGGCCCGGCTGCTCGGTCCCCATCCGAGCGTCGACCTGACGCGGCGGATCGCCGAGGTCACCGCGAGCAGGGCCGCCGCCCTGCGCGCACACGCCGCCGAACTCCGCCGAATCGAGCGGGCGTTGCACGACACGGTGCAGAACCGGCTGGTGGGAGCGGCCCTGTTGATCGGGACCGCCCGGCGGGCCGGCCTCCAGGACACCGCCCGGGCGGACGGACAGCTGGAACGCGCCCAGACGGCCGTCGAGGAGGCGCTGGCCGAACTGCGCGCGGTCGGGCGCGGCGTCTACCCCTCCGTCCTGGAGGAGCGGGGGCTGGAGGGGGCCGTCACCGGACTGGCGGCCGAGTGCGCGGTGCCCTGCCGGGTCGACGTCGGCCCGCTCGGGCAGCCGTCCGCCTCCGCCTCGGCGACGGCGTACCACGTCGTCGCCGAGGCGCTGGCCAACGTCGCCCGGCACAGCGGGGCCACCAGGGCGGAGGTGACGATCCGGCGCACGGGTGACCTCCTGCGCGTCCGGGTCGGCGACGACGGCCGCGGCGGCGCCCGGGAGCGGGCGCCCGAGGGAACGGGACGGGCGGGTGGCACCGGCCTGGCGGGGGTGCGGCACCGTGTCGAGGTCCTGGACGGGAGACTGGTGCTCACCAGCCCGGCCGGCGGGCCGACGGTCGTGGAGGTGGAACTGCCGTGCGCGTGGTGA
- a CDS encoding alpha/beta fold hydrolase has product MALTLAGGLPAGAVPTVNTGGRHTAPAWRDCGTKDGMPAQCAELPVPVDHARPDGPRIQLRLEKIPAARPSARREPPILLIPGGPGLGIAYLREIGPLMKLQRWRENRDVVLFDPRGVGGSSAMRCDRPAPDRPAVITSQERLDATAAANRAFGESCLRRTGDLARHLSADDTAQDVEAVRTAIGQRDGLVAYAGSYGTVYAAAYLDRYRQRPPRALVLDGLVDHSVDLPEFAARNAAGVENAFTRFTRWCAEDSACALHGRDAGAVFDRLAAAPSLPAPGAGRRVTGDEVRKAAARHMSGGRLEEYGWPRLARSLRAAADGDASDFAHPLGGEKDAGTEGLTRAVLCSDFPMPSRYSALTGHTDRLRHTAPRFGATVFWDIAGNCAGHPTPVTDPPRVPRVSPRAGILLASNLHDPATPLTNALAVLRRLPATTRVLLADADGHGAAYTSRCASEAFRHYLDDPAGQPPYTLCSTSG; this is encoded by the coding sequence GTGGCACTCACACTGGCCGGAGGGCTGCCCGCGGGCGCCGTCCCCACCGTGAACACGGGCGGTCGGCACACCGCGCCGGCCTGGCGGGACTGCGGGACCAAGGACGGGATGCCGGCCCAGTGCGCCGAACTCCCCGTACCCGTCGACCACGCCCGGCCGGACGGCCCGCGCATCCAGCTGAGACTGGAGAAGATCCCCGCCGCCCGCCCGTCGGCCCGGCGGGAACCCCCGATCCTCCTCATCCCCGGCGGCCCCGGCCTGGGCATCGCGTACCTGCGGGAGATCGGCCCGCTGATGAAGCTGCAGCGGTGGCGGGAGAACCGCGACGTGGTGCTGTTCGACCCGCGCGGGGTCGGCGGCAGCAGCGCGATGCGCTGCGACCGGCCCGCGCCGGACCGGCCGGCGGTGATCACGTCCCAGGAGCGGCTCGACGCGACCGCCGCCGCCAACCGCGCGTTCGGCGAGAGCTGCCTGCGCCGGACCGGCGACCTGGCGAGGCACCTGTCCGCCGACGACACCGCCCAGGACGTCGAGGCCGTCCGCACGGCCATCGGACAGCGGGACGGCCTCGTGGCCTACGCCGGGTCCTACGGCACCGTCTACGCCGCCGCCTACCTCGACCGCTACCGGCAGCGCCCGCCGCGGGCGCTGGTCCTCGACGGCCTGGTCGACCACTCGGTGGACCTCCCGGAGTTCGCCGCCCGCAACGCGGCCGGCGTGGAGAACGCCTTCACCCGGTTCACCCGCTGGTGCGCGGAGGACAGTGCCTGCGCCCTGCACGGCCGGGACGCCGGAGCCGTCTTCGACCGGCTGGCCGCCGCCCCCTCCCTGCCCGCCCCCGGGGCCGGCCGGCGGGTCACCGGCGACGAGGTGAGGAAGGCGGCGGCGCGCCACATGAGCGGCGGACGGCTGGAGGAGTACGGCTGGCCCCGCCTCGCCCGCTCGCTGCGCGCCGCGGCCGACGGCGACGCCTCGGACTTCGCGCACCCGCTCGGCGGGGAGAAGGACGCGGGGACGGAAGGGCTGACTAGGGCCGTCCTGTGCTCGGACTTCCCCATGCCGTCCCGGTACAGCGCCCTGACCGGGCACACCGACCGCCTGCGCCACACGGCGCCCCGCTTCGGCGCCACGGTGTTCTGGGACATCGCCGGGAACTGCGCCGGACACCCCACACCCGTCACCGACCCGCCGCGCGTACCCCGGGTCTCCCCGCGCGCCGGAATCCTCCTCGCCAGCAACCTCCACGACCCGGCCACCCCGCTGACCAACGCCCTCGCCGTCCTGCGCCGGCTCCCGGCCACGACCCGGGTCCTGCTCGCCGACGCCGACGGCCACGGCGCCGCGTACACCTCACGGTGCGCGAGCGAGGCGTTCCGGCACTACCTGGACGACCCGGCCGGGCAGCCGCCGTACACCCTGTGCTCCACGTCGGGGTGA
- a CDS encoding glycine amidinotransferase, whose translation MNHSTPLVNSWNEWDPLREIIVGVADSACFEPSEPGYRPALRDSDEPFPTGPKPAEMVDRANEQLDGLVRVLQAQGVTVRRPDAVDLTRSVKTPTFEVANQYCVVCPRDVMITLGNEIVEATMSRRARYFEYQAYRKLVYSYWNADPRVTWTVAPKPSMADAMYREDFWEWPLEKRHAEMHNSEFCVTQDEVVFDAADMSRFGRDILVQESMTTNRAGIHWLKRHLEPRGFRVHPVHFPLDFFPSHIDCTFVPLRPGLVLTNPERPLREGEERMFHDNGWELIEAPQPTSANDEMPRYCQSSKWLSMNVLSVSPSTVICEEREKPLHDLLDKLGFEVLPVPFRDVFEYGGSLHCATWDVHREGGREDYFPRLDYTPVAPAV comes from the coding sequence ATGAACCACTCCACTCCCCTGGTCAACTCGTGGAACGAATGGGACCCGTTGCGGGAGATCATCGTCGGTGTCGCCGACAGCGCCTGCTTCGAGCCGTCCGAACCCGGCTACCGGCCGGCCCTGCGCGACTCGGACGAGCCCTTCCCGACCGGCCCGAAGCCGGCCGAGATGGTCGACCGGGCCAACGAGCAGCTGGACGGCCTGGTGCGGGTGCTCCAGGCGCAGGGCGTCACGGTGCGCCGCCCGGACGCCGTCGACCTCACGCGCTCCGTGAAGACGCCGACGTTCGAAGTGGCCAACCAGTACTGCGTGGTATGCCCGCGCGACGTGATGATCACGTTGGGCAACGAGATCGTCGAGGCCACCATGTCGCGGCGGGCCCGCTACTTCGAGTACCAGGCGTACCGGAAGCTGGTCTACTCCTACTGGAACGCCGATCCCCGCGTCACGTGGACCGTCGCGCCCAAGCCGTCCATGGCCGACGCCATGTACCGGGAGGACTTCTGGGAGTGGCCGCTGGAGAAGCGCCACGCCGAGATGCACAACTCGGAGTTCTGCGTCACCCAGGACGAAGTGGTCTTCGACGCGGCCGACATGAGCCGCTTCGGCCGCGACATCCTGGTGCAGGAGTCGATGACCACCAACCGGGCCGGCATCCACTGGCTCAAGCGCCATCTGGAGCCGCGGGGCTTCCGGGTGCACCCGGTGCACTTCCCCCTCGACTTCTTCCCCTCCCACATCGACTGCACCTTCGTGCCGCTGCGTCCGGGGCTGGTGCTCACCAATCCGGAGCGGCCGCTGCGGGAGGGCGAGGAGCGGATGTTCCACGACAACGGATGGGAGCTGATCGAGGCGCCGCAGCCGACGTCCGCGAACGACGAGATGCCGCGCTACTGCCAGTCCTCCAAGTGGCTGTCGATGAACGTGCTCAGCGTCTCCCCGAGCACGGTCATCTGCGAGGAGCGGGAGAAGCCGCTGCACGATCTGCTGGACAAGCTGGGCTTCGAGGTGCTGCCGGTGCCGTTCCGGGACGTCTTCGAGTACGGCGGGTCGCTGCACTGCGCGACCTGGGACGTGCACCGGGAGGGCGGGCGGGAGGACTACTTCCCGCGCCTGGACTACACGCCGGTCGCCCCCGCCGTCTGA
- a CDS encoding MFS transporter: MTAMVVDALGSGVWITFSLLYFTYGQGMALTSAGAALSTGSLAALLAGGLAVGALADRMGPFRAATLSCALRAAAFPCYLAADRPAAVAAVAFAVSFGDRLYWAAHGGLVAAVTSAEEARRGMFALLNSLRNVGLGVGALGVALGASFEDGGGAVLWHSIPLVNAVSFAVAGVRFRVTGRRVPPVPVPHGGDVPAASYRTVLADRRFLAFTGATLAITLSSVAFDSILPVYLRWLEMPVWTPPAAYVLSCVAIPAFQPLALRLGRERPPMRLMALAALLIAAGLGGLVAAGRFGTAGATALVAVLVLLFSLGEALFGAVAMTIVLSFASAADAGRYSAFYQLIWGVSGALGPAVHTLLFSVSGGTPWLVMACALLAAAVVYRGLDRTAARAARLAAAGRKGEA, from the coding sequence ATGACGGCCATGGTCGTGGACGCGCTGGGCAGCGGCGTGTGGATCACCTTCTCCCTGCTGTACTTCACGTACGGGCAGGGGATGGCGCTCACGTCGGCGGGGGCCGCGCTCAGTACCGGGTCGCTGGCCGCGCTGCTGGCCGGCGGGCTGGCGGTGGGCGCGCTCGCCGACCGGATGGGTCCGTTCCGCGCGGCGACGCTCAGTTGCGCGCTCCGCGCCGCCGCGTTCCCCTGCTATCTGGCCGCCGACCGGCCGGCCGCCGTGGCCGCCGTCGCCTTCGCGGTGAGCTTCGGCGACCGCCTGTACTGGGCGGCGCACGGCGGGCTGGTGGCCGCCGTCACCTCGGCCGAGGAGGCGCGGCGCGGAATGTTCGCCCTGCTGAACAGCCTGCGCAATGTGGGTCTGGGGGTGGGTGCGCTGGGGGTGGCGCTGGGGGCGTCCTTCGAGGACGGTGGCGGGGCGGTGCTGTGGCACAGCATTCCGCTGGTCAACGCGGTGAGTTTCGCCGTCGCGGGGGTGCGGTTCCGGGTGACCGGGCGTCGGGTGCCGCCCGTGCCGGTCCCGCACGGGGGCGACGTGCCCGCGGCCTCGTACCGGACGGTGCTCGCCGACCGCCGCTTCCTCGCCTTCACCGGCGCGACGCTCGCCATCACGCTCTCCAGCGTCGCCTTCGACTCGATCCTGCCGGTGTATCTGCGGTGGCTGGAGATGCCGGTGTGGACGCCGCCGGCGGCCTATGTGCTCTCGTGCGTGGCCATTCCGGCGTTCCAGCCGCTGGCGTTGCGGCTGGGGCGGGAGCGGCCCCCGATGCGGCTGATGGCGCTGGCGGCGCTGCTGATCGCGGCGGGGCTGGGCGGGCTGGTGGCGGCCGGGCGTTTCGGCACGGCGGGGGCGACGGCGCTGGTGGCCGTACTGGTCCTGCTGTTCAGCCTGGGGGAGGCGCTGTTCGGGGCGGTGGCCATGACCATCGTGCTGTCCTTCGCGTCGGCGGCGGACGCCGGCCGCTACAGCGCCTTCTACCAGTTGATCTGGGGGGTGTCCGGGGCGCTGGGCCCGGCCGTGCACACCCTGTTGTTCTCGGTGTCCGGCGGCACGCCGTGGCTGGTGATGGCCTGTGCGCTGCTGGCGGCCGCCGTCGTGTACCGCGGGCTGGACAGGACGGCGGCGCGCGCGGCGCGCCTCGCCGCTGCCGGCCGGAAGGGAGAGGCATGA
- a CDS encoding ATP-grasp domain-containing protein — MASLLLNRRPILSDVPGWLPAASLVVVTAAPAAAGVPLGGFRHVETVPDYEDDAAVDRVIDALCRDHRVERVLTTAEIDVVRAARARERHGLPGQSVESALAYRDKYRMKRLAARGGVPVAPMARVRDTDGVRSFAARHGFPVVVKPADGGGSVGVRVLRDASAAARLPAGEGLLVERFVDGVVCHVDGLMAGGRVLHAVASRYLHSNLDTAVRGLPSVSGMLPADEPVAKRLCAAAADTVAALPPVVEVTAFHAEFFHTPDDGIVLCEIACRPGGCGIPQAYELTTGVQPYAAQLRGQAGRISGVEVAGGRPRHGWAWFPPRAGVLRCLPASCPLPGTVRYTACGRVGARYRGPASSTDRVAELVFRVDDARPLEDVLREVDDWWAGAVRWE, encoded by the coding sequence ATGGCATCGCTGCTGCTCAACCGCAGGCCCATCCTGTCGGACGTGCCGGGCTGGCTGCCCGCCGCCTCGCTGGTCGTCGTCACGGCGGCCCCGGCGGCGGCGGGGGTACCGCTCGGGGGTTTCCGGCACGTCGAGACCGTGCCGGACTACGAGGACGACGCCGCGGTGGACCGCGTCATCGACGCGCTCTGCCGTGACCACCGGGTCGAACGGGTGCTGACGACGGCGGAGATCGACGTCGTGCGCGCGGCCCGGGCCCGGGAGCGGCACGGGCTGCCCGGGCAGTCGGTGGAGAGCGCCCTGGCGTACCGGGACAAGTACCGGATGAAGCGCCTGGCGGCGCGGGGCGGTGTGCCCGTGGCGCCGATGGCGCGGGTGCGCGACACGGACGGCGTACGGTCCTTCGCCGCGCGGCACGGGTTCCCGGTGGTGGTGAAGCCGGCCGACGGGGGCGGTTCGGTGGGGGTGCGGGTGCTGCGCGACGCCTCGGCGGCGGCCCGCCTGCCGGCCGGAGAGGGGCTGCTCGTGGAGCGGTTCGTCGACGGGGTGGTGTGCCATGTGGACGGGCTGATGGCCGGCGGGCGGGTACTGCACGCCGTCGCCTCGCGTTATCTGCACTCGAATCTGGACACGGCCGTGCGCGGCCTCCCGAGTGTCAGCGGCATGCTGCCCGCGGACGAGCCGGTGGCGAAGCGGCTGTGCGCGGCCGCCGCCGACACCGTCGCCGCGCTGCCTCCGGTGGTGGAGGTGACGGCGTTCCACGCCGAGTTCTTCCACACGCCGGACGACGGGATCGTGCTGTGCGAGATCGCCTGCCGGCCGGGTGGCTGCGGCATCCCTCAGGCGTACGAGCTCACCACCGGCGTCCAGCCGTACGCGGCCCAGTTGCGCGGTCAGGCCGGGCGGATCAGTGGCGTCGAGGTGGCCGGCGGGCGGCCGCGGCACGGCTGGGCCTGGTTCCCGCCGCGGGCCGGTGTCCTCCGGTGCCTCCCCGCTTCCTGTCCGCTCCCCGGCACCGTCCGCTATACCGCCTGCGGCCGGGTGGGCGCGCGCTACCGGGGGCCGGCGTCCAGTACGGACCGCGTCGCCGAACTGGTCTTCCGCGTCGACGACGCGCGCCCCCTGGAGGACGTGCTGCGTGAGGTCGACGACTGGTGGGCCGGGGCGGTCCGATGGGAGTGA
- a CDS encoding GlxA family transcriptional regulator, which yields MHQTHHRVVIAVFPDVDLLDVTGPAEVFALANRESRGRAGYEVRLAGPGPAGEAVATSAGVRLVTDLGMGEVGAAVDTLLVPGAVDPGPEGPRARIDDGLVEWIKATAPHARRVASVCVGAHLLAAAGMLDGRRATTHWSTAAQLAADHPRVDVDADPIFVRSGRVWTGAGISACLDLALALVAEDHGEDLALAVARQLVVYLKRPGGQSQFSVPISRPASSRRDVDELRRYIGEHLDEDLSAAALAARMCLSERHFSRVFAQETGATPAGYVEAARVEAARRLLETTDRPLEDVARACGLRSLETLHRAFRRQIGTTPAAYRRRFRTA from the coding sequence ATGCACCAGACGCACCACCGCGTGGTCATCGCGGTCTTCCCCGATGTCGACCTCCTCGACGTCACCGGCCCGGCCGAGGTGTTCGCCCTGGCCAACCGGGAGAGCCGCGGCCGCGCCGGATACGAGGTACGGCTGGCCGGCCCCGGCCCGGCCGGGGAGGCCGTGGCGACGTCGGCGGGGGTGCGCCTGGTGACCGACCTGGGCATGGGCGAGGTCGGGGCGGCGGTGGACACCCTGCTCGTCCCCGGAGCGGTCGACCCCGGCCCCGAGGGCCCGCGGGCCAGGATCGACGACGGCCTCGTGGAATGGATCAAGGCCACCGCACCCCACGCGCGGCGCGTCGCCTCAGTGTGCGTGGGCGCGCACCTGCTGGCCGCGGCGGGGATGCTGGACGGCCGGAGAGCGACCACACACTGGTCGACCGCCGCGCAACTCGCCGCGGACCACCCGCGGGTGGACGTCGACGCGGACCCGATCTTCGTCCGCTCGGGGCGGGTCTGGACCGGGGCGGGCATCAGCGCCTGCCTCGACCTGGCCCTCGCCCTGGTCGCCGAGGACCACGGCGAGGACCTGGCGCTGGCCGTGGCCCGCCAGCTGGTCGTCTACCTCAAACGCCCCGGCGGCCAGAGCCAGTTCAGCGTGCCGATCAGCCGCCCGGCGTCGTCCCGCAGGGACGTCGACGAGCTGCGCCGGTACATCGGCGAACACCTCGACGAGGACCTTTCGGCGGCCGCCCTGGCGGCACGGATGTGCCTGAGCGAACGGCACTTCTCCCGTGTGTTCGCCCAGGAGACCGGTGCCACTCCGGCCGGCTACGTCGAAGCCGCCCGGGTGGAGGCCGCCCGGCGTCTGCTGGAGACCACCGACCGACCCCTGGAGGACGTCGCCCGGGCCTGCGGCCTGCGGTCGCTGGAGACCCTGCACCGGGCGTTCCGCCGGCAGATCGGCACCACCCCGGCCGCGTACCGCCGCCGCTTCCGCACCGCCTGA
- a CDS encoding response regulator transcription factor — protein sequence MRVVIADDDTLIREGLAALLTAEGCDVAAAVAHPDDLAAAVAAHRPDVAVVDVRMPPTHTDEGIRAAVRVRRFAHPPAVLILSAHAEQSFATELLAAGAAGIGYLLKERVGRVREFVDALRRVADGGTAIDPEVVSRLLARRQAVDAVAGLTAREREVLALMAQGLGNTALARRLGVSDNAVQKHIRKIFAKLGLPPDEEVDRRVVAVLRHLEALGR from the coding sequence GTGCGCGTGGTGATCGCCGACGACGACACCCTGATCCGGGAGGGGCTGGCCGCGCTGCTGACGGCCGAGGGCTGCGACGTCGCGGCAGCGGTGGCGCACCCGGACGACCTGGCGGCCGCGGTGGCCGCCCACCGGCCCGACGTCGCCGTCGTCGACGTCCGGATGCCGCCCACGCACACCGACGAGGGCATCCGCGCCGCCGTCCGCGTCCGGCGGTTCGCGCACCCGCCCGCTGTGCTCATCCTCTCCGCGCACGCCGAGCAGTCCTTCGCCACCGAACTGCTGGCGGCCGGCGCGGCGGGGATCGGCTACCTGCTGAAGGAACGGGTCGGCCGGGTGCGGGAGTTCGTCGACGCGCTGCGCCGCGTGGCCGACGGCGGCACCGCCATCGACCCGGAGGTGGTCTCCCGGCTGCTCGCGCGCCGGCAGGCCGTGGACGCCGTCGCGGGCCTGACCGCACGCGAACGCGAGGTCCTGGCCCTCATGGCACAGGGGCTGGGCAACACGGCCCTCGCCCGCCGCCTCGGCGTCAGCGACAACGCCGTGCAGAAGCACATCCGGAAGATCTTCGCGAAGCTCGGTCTGCCGCCGGACGAGGAAGTGGACCGGCGGGTCGTGGCCGTTCTGCGCCATCTGGAGGCGCTGGGCCGCTGA
- a CDS encoding isochorismatase family protein, producing the protein MSTSTTLRDVIGLDDRLPQLKDTTVVMIDFQNTYRTGVMALDGAEAALAAGARLLTAARSAGAPVVHVVNDGGAGTAYDIRADIGAISDEVAPLEGEPVVVKQFPDAFHATGLEAALRTLDAGPDLVLAGFMTHMCVSHTAQGAFALGYRPTVVAEATATRSLTAPDGTTVPAATLHTAALTAIRDLFGPVALRVEDLTP; encoded by the coding sequence ATGTCTACTTCGACGACCCTGCGTGACGTCATCGGCCTGGACGACCGGCTGCCGCAGCTGAAGGACACCACGGTGGTCATGATCGACTTCCAGAACACCTACCGCACCGGCGTCATGGCCCTCGACGGCGCCGAGGCCGCCTTGGCCGCCGGCGCCCGCCTGCTGACCGCCGCCCGCTCCGCGGGCGCCCCGGTGGTGCACGTCGTCAACGACGGCGGCGCCGGCACCGCGTACGACATCCGGGCCGACATCGGCGCGATCAGCGACGAGGTCGCCCCCCTGGAAGGGGAACCGGTGGTCGTCAAGCAGTTCCCCGACGCCTTCCACGCCACCGGCCTGGAGGCGGCCCTGCGCACCCTGGACGCCGGACCCGACCTGGTGCTGGCCGGCTTTATGACCCACATGTGCGTCAGCCACACCGCACAGGGCGCCTTCGCCCTCGGCTACCGCCCCACCGTCGTCGCCGAGGCCACCGCCACCCGCTCCCTGACGGCCCCCGACGGCACCACCGTCCCGGCCGCCACCCTCCACACCGCGGCCCTGACGGCCATCCGGGACCTCTTCGGCCCCGTCGCCCTCCGGGTGGAGGACCTCACGCCCTGA
- a CDS encoding helix-turn-helix domain-containing protein: MASGTGVPGVVTGRAADTTGAGGPAQRADDVLALQRAARKGGSRAVLGRLAERSRADVLLVGPSGALLSSGRPPRHAAGEAVWRAIRCGVGELARRRARSMAIDVPGHTVFLYPLDGQGDPAAPVLAAVAPRPDAGGAAPLLADAATILGLCWRAERTEGLRSRLEAADHRTREVVLHLLMNGHVVAARQVAGALGPGLPDTIRVCVVEGPPAARGEIAAHLRGSAPEAWIVPCPVYEAHLIVLAPAADGATAAGVQPPEHPPAYLRSALGPCWAGMSDAVPLADTVTGYAQAFHALAAARHRADRRASFACGPDLPLALGPAATAWAERFLAPLREHGARRPQDPGSAELLATAASWLRFSSRATEHLKIHRNTLSARLKHIARRLDTDLDRLADQSALALALRVLTTAHPAGTAPGSTAPGPAPRGETAVHRLDDRLDDLLAHPAVTRWARVQLRPLTAGDPSGELVRTLETWLDHDARVDATAAALSLSVTAVRKRLVRAEAVLQRSLLRPPTARHDLWLARRALVLAAPTEP; encoded by the coding sequence ATGGCCAGCGGGACGGGGGTGCCCGGTGTCGTCACCGGCCGGGCGGCGGACACGACGGGCGCAGGGGGGCCGGCGCAAAGGGCCGACGACGTTCTGGCCCTGCAGCGGGCGGCCCGAAAGGGGGGGTCCCGGGCGGTACTCGGCCGGCTCGCCGAACGCAGCCGCGCGGACGTGCTGTTGGTGGGCCCCTCCGGGGCGCTGCTGTCCTCGGGCCGGCCGCCACGCCACGCGGCAGGCGAAGCGGTCTGGCGGGCGATCCGGTGCGGAGTGGGCGAACTCGCCCGAAGACGGGCGCGGTCCATGGCCATCGACGTACCGGGGCACACCGTCTTCCTGTATCCCCTGGACGGCCAGGGTGATCCCGCCGCGCCCGTGCTCGCGGCGGTCGCGCCGCGTCCGGACGCCGGCGGGGCGGCACCGCTGCTCGCGGACGCCGCGACGATCCTGGGCCTGTGCTGGAGGGCCGAGCGCACCGAGGGGCTGCGCTCCCGGCTCGAAGCCGCCGACCATCGCACGCGGGAAGTCGTGCTGCACCTGCTGATGAACGGTCATGTCGTGGCCGCCCGCCAGGTCGCGGGGGCCCTCGGGCCCGGGCTGCCCGACACGATCCGGGTCTGCGTCGTCGAAGGCCCGCCCGCCGCGCGCGGTGAGATCGCCGCCCACCTGAGGGGCAGCGCCCCCGAGGCGTGGATCGTGCCCTGCCCGGTGTACGAAGCCCATCTGATCGTCCTCGCCCCGGCGGCCGACGGCGCCACCGCCGCGGGCGTCCAGCCCCCGGAGCATCCCCCGGCGTACCTCCGGTCGGCGCTGGGCCCCTGCTGGGCGGGGATGAGCGACGCCGTACCGCTCGCGGACACGGTCACGGGGTACGCGCAGGCGTTCCACGCGCTGGCCGCCGCCCGCCACCGCGCCGACCGCCGCGCGTCCTTCGCGTGCGGCCCGGACCTGCCGCTGGCCCTCGGCCCCGCCGCGACCGCCTGGGCCGAGCGGTTCCTCGCCCCGCTGCGGGAACACGGCGCCCGGCGGCCGCAGGATCCCGGGAGCGCCGAACTGCTCGCCACCGCCGCGTCGTGGCTCCGCTTCTCGTCGCGGGCGACGGAACACCTCAAGATCCACCGCAACACCCTGTCGGCGCGGCTCAAGCACATCGCACGGCGGCTGGACACGGACCTCGACCGGCTGGCCGACCAGTCCGCTCTCGCTCTCGCCCTGCGCGTCCTCACCACGGCCCACCCGGCCGGTACGGCGCCCGGTAGTACGGCGCCCGGTCCGGCACCGCGAGGCGAGACGGCGGTCCACCGGCTGGACGACCGGCTCGACGACCTGCTCGCTCACCCCGCCGTCACCCGCTGGGCCCGTGTCCAGCTCCGGCCGCTCACCGCCGGGGACCCGTCGGGCGAACTGGTCCGGACGCTGGAGACGTGGCTCGACCACGACGCCCGCGTCGACGCCACGGCCGCGGCCCTGTCCCTGTCGGTCACCGCCGTCCGCAAGCGCCTGGTACGCGCCGAAGCGGTCCTGCAGCGCTCGCTCCTCCGTCCGCCGACCGCCCGCCACGATCTCTGGCTGGCCCGGCGGGCGCTCGTCCTGGCGGCCCCGACGGAACCCTGA